A segment of the Panicum hallii strain FIL2 chromosome 1, PHallii_v3.1, whole genome shotgun sequence genome:
ATCTAGCTCCTAGCAGTTTGATTAACAGCAAACAGCTCTATGCCTTTTTTTAAAACAGATAGCAGCTCCCTTCTTTAttaaagaagaagaaagggaacaGATAGCTCCAAACCACACCCCACCTATCTCTGTTTTCCAAAACAGAGTGTACTATTCCCAGTTTCAGTAGAATGTAGGAAACCTACGAATCCTGGGTGTAGATAACCGCAACAGCAGCATGGGCATTGTAGAATGCTAACTGCACTAAATCACATATACAGCTCAGAAAGCAAGCACATTCAGAATTCGAGTTCCTGCTGACCAAATACCATCCCAGCAATAATCAGGGCACCACAatcaatttttttaaaaaaaaagagatcATCACAACTGACAAGTGGAACATAATTTTGGATTAAAAAATGCAACAATTGTTCGATAAATTCTACATCTGCAGAACTTTATTCGTAGTCCACAGTACCATCTTGACCTAGTCTCCGGTCGTACCACAGAACCAAAACTAAGTCGATGCATCTGAATTACTAAAGTATTTCGATAGATCGCTAACTAATTGAAGGGCAGGAGACGATCCATTCACCGGGCGGCATTGAGGCCGAGCAGCATCTGGCCGTTGTCGCCGGCGGGGATGTAGGAGACGTTGGGCGAGCGCGCCAGCACGCCGGCGATCTCCTTGGCCGCCTCGATCCTCCTGAGCTCGATCAGGCCGTTGCCCGCGGTTGTCGTGGCCTCGGAGATGAGGCGCGCGGCCTCGCTCTCCCCCTCGGCGCGGACGATAGCGGCGCGCCTCTCCTGCTCAGCGCGCGCGACGAGGAACCTGGAGCGCTCGGCCTCCTGCTGCGCGACCTGCTTCTTCTCGACGGCCTGCGCGAACTCCGGCCCGTAGGCGAGGTGGGTGATGGCGACGTCGTCGAGGACGATGTTGAACTCGCGGGCGCGCTGGGTGAGCGACTCGCGGACGAGCGCCGAGACGTGGGGGCGCTCGGTGAGGAGCTGGTCGGCGTTGAACTGCGCGACGACGGCCTTGAGCACCTCGTTGCCGATGGAGGGGAGGACCTTCTCGTCGTACTCGAGGCCGAGGGAGTTGAAGATCTCcgggaggcggtcgacgtcgggGCGCGAGAGGACGCGGAGCGTGAGGCTGACCATCTGAAGGTCCTTGGTGCCGGAGGTGGAGGAGAAGCTGTGGGGGCGGGTGCGGATGTCGAAGATGAAGGGCTTCTGGAGGAAGGGGATGAGGAAGTGGGTGCCCTCCGACTCCGTCCCCGGGAGCACGCCGCGCAGGCGGTCGAAGATGACGGCGCGCTCCCCGCCGTCCACCGTGAAGAGGGACGTGGAGGCCGCGGACGCCGCCACGCCAATCCCCGCAGCCACCTTCGCAATCTGCGTCAGGAACGAcaccgccgcctgcccgccgccggccattgcTCCCTCCTTGCTCTCACTTGCGGTGGGGGATCGGTCGCTGGCGGTGAACTTGGGGGTTTGGGGGATCCGGCGGCGTGGTGATGTGGGGTTTTAAAAGCCGTGCACGGGACGCCGCACCTCCTCCCCCTTTCTTGGCAGGGAAGAAGATGAAGGTTCCAGTGGGCTGTGATAGGTGGACGGCCGAGATGGATAGTGGCACTAAGATTCGCGCCTGGGCCTGGTGGGCCTGCTCTTCGAATGAGGCTTCTCGTTAGCGAGACTGTGGGCCAGTGCGACCCCGGTACAGGGGCCCGCGTTCAGTCCATCGGTGGGTGCTCCGAGTGGACAAAGTGGTGTCATAGAGATGTGGGGTTAGGGTATGTTGTATTGGCTTCATTTACTTTTG
Coding sequences within it:
- the LOC112882120 gene encoding prohibitin-3, mitochondrial-like, whose amino-acid sequence is MAGGGQAAVSFLTQIAKVAAGIGVAASAASTSLFTVDGGERAVIFDRLRGVLPGTESEGTHFLIPFLQKPFIFDIRTRPHSFSSTSGTKDLQMVSLTLRVLSRPDVDRLPEIFNSLGLEYDEKVLPSIGNEVLKAVVAQFNADQLLTERPHVSALVRESLTQRAREFNIVLDDVAITHLAYGPEFAQAVEKKQVAQQEAERSRFLVARAEQERRAAIVRAEGESEAARLISEATTTAGNGLIELRRIEAAKEIAGVLARSPNVSYIPAGDNGQMLLGLNAAR